The Claveliimonas bilis genome window below encodes:
- a CDS encoding type II toxin-antitoxin system RelE/ParE family toxin: MDYNVVVTKSAEEDLDRFIQYLLFEKGNEQAAKNVLDDFERTIRTLEQVAGSLKYCENPRLKKAGYKRISFMSHKYFMLYHIGGNRAIVDNIFHELQDYEKVLC; this comes from the coding sequence ATGGATTATAACGTTGTTGTTACAAAAAGTGCAGAAGAAGATTTGGATAGGTTTATCCAATACTTGCTTTTTGAAAAAGGAAATGAACAGGCGGCAAAGAACGTGCTTGATGACTTTGAGCGTACAATCCGCACGTTAGAACAGGTGGCTGGAAGCTTGAAATATTGCGAGAATCCAAGACTAAAGAAAGCAGGGTATAAAAGGATTAGTTTCATGTCTCACAAGTATTTTATGCTGTATCATATAGGGGGCAACAGGGCAATTGTTGATAATATCTTTCATGAGCTTCAGGATTATGAAAAAGTTTTATGCTGA
- a CDS encoding thiamine diphosphokinase: MNKKAVIISGGTLYEELVLQTIREEDAPCIIGVDKGVEFLYRHKIVPSYIVGDFDSLSQEIVDYYKNETHVPVREFNPVKDASDTEIAIRLAMTLGCDGMLILGATGNRVDHLWANIQTLMIPFKAGIEAVILDPMNRIRLIGGETHLKKEEAFGNYFSVFPLGGTVYELNIKGAKYPLADHTLTPYDSLCVSNQIEDDEVVIDFSSGVVILMETRDKE; encoded by the coding sequence ATGAATAAGAAAGCAGTAATCATCAGCGGCGGAACTCTTTATGAGGAACTGGTCTTGCAGACAATCCGGGAAGAGGATGCGCCGTGCATTATAGGTGTAGACAAAGGCGTGGAATTTTTATACAGACATAAAATCGTACCCAGCTATATTGTAGGAGATTTTGATAGTCTGTCACAGGAAATCGTGGACTATTATAAGAATGAAACTCATGTTCCCGTACGGGAATTTAATCCGGTCAAAGATGCGTCCGATACGGAAATAGCAATCCGCCTTGCAATGACACTGGGCTGCGACGGTATGCTGATCCTGGGAGCTACCGGCAATCGGGTAGATCATCTGTGGGCCAATATCCAGACCCTGATGATTCCGTTTAAGGCAGGGATTGAGGCTGTGATCCTGGATCCTATGAACCGGATCCGTCTGATAGGGGGAGAAACCCATCTTAAGAAGGAAGAGGCGTTTGGAAATTATTTTTCTGTGTTCCCTCTTGGAGGCACGGTCTATGAGCTGAATATCAAAGGAGCAAAATATCCGCTGGCGGATCATACACTGACTCCTTATGACAGCCTGTGTGTCAGCAACCAAATAGAAGATGACGAAGTAGTCATCGACTTTTCCAGTGGAGTCGTTATCTTGATGGAAACGCGGGATAAAGAGTAA
- the rpe gene encoding ribulose-phosphate 3-epimerase, translating to MAYILAPSILAADFTRLGEEMKVTEENGAEYLHFDVMDGMFVPSISFGMPVLASIQGATGQFMDVHLMIEEPIRYIEEFKKAGADLLTVHLEACKDVKATLDAIHEAGMKVGLSICPETPAEEVEPYLEKVDMILVMSVHPGFGGQKFIPDTLEKIQAIRKMAKDQKRKIDIQVDGGIYLTNVKEVLDAGANIIVAGSAVFKGNAAENTREFMEILKSYE from the coding sequence ATGGCATATATACTGGCGCCCTCCATTCTGGCAGCAGACTTTACCAGATTGGGGGAGGAAATGAAAGTGACAGAAGAAAACGGCGCGGAGTATTTACATTTTGACGTGATGGACGGCATGTTTGTGCCAAGTATTTCGTTTGGAATGCCTGTTCTTGCATCCATACAGGGAGCAACAGGGCAGTTTATGGACGTGCACCTGATGATCGAAGAACCAATCCGGTACATAGAAGAGTTTAAAAAGGCCGGGGCAGATCTGCTCACGGTACATTTGGAAGCCTGCAAGGATGTAAAAGCAACGCTGGATGCCATACATGAGGCGGGAATGAAAGTCGGCCTTTCCATCTGCCCGGAAACTCCGGCAGAGGAAGTAGAACCCTATTTGGAAAAAGTGGACATGATCCTTGTAATGTCGGTGCATCCGGGATTTGGCGGACAAAAATTTATTCCTGATACGCTGGAGAAAATTCAGGCAATCCGGAAAATGGCAAAAGATCAGAAACGAAAGATTGATATCCAGGTAGATGGAGGGATTTATTTGACAAATGTAAAAGAAGTTCTTGACGCAGGGGCAAATATCATTGTGGCAGGTTCTGCTGTCTTTAAGGGAAATGCAGCAGAAAACACCAGAGAGTTTATGGAGATATTGAAAAGTTATGAATAA
- the nifJ gene encoding pyruvate:ferredoxin (flavodoxin) oxidoreductase — protein MARKMKTMDGNHAAAHASYAYTDVAAIYPITPSSVMAEATDEWATQGRKNIFGQEVQVTEMQSEAGAAGAVHGSLAAGALTTTYTASQGLLLMIPNLYKIAGEQLPGVFNVSARALASHALSIFGDHSDVYACRQTGCAMLCESSVQEVMDLTPVAHCSAIKGRIPFINFFDGFRTSHEIQKIETWDYEDLKDLVDMDAIDAFRKHALNPNHPCQRGSAQNPDIFFQAREASNPYYAAMPAIVQEYMDKVNAKIGTDYKLFNYYGAADAEKVIIAMGSVCDTIEETVDYLLAAGQKVGLVKVRLYRPFSAQALIDAIPDTVKTISVLDRTKEPGALGEPLWLDVVAALKGTKFDAVPVLSGRYGLGSKDTTPAQIVAVFGNTEKEKFTIGIVDDVTGLSLEEGEQLVTTPEGTINCKFWGLGADGTVGANKNSIKIIGDNTDMYAQAYFDYDSKKSGGVTMSHLRFGKKPIKSTYLIKKANFVACHNPSYINKYNMVQELVDGGTFLLNCPWDMEGLEKHLPGQVKAFIANHNIKFYTIDGIKIGKEIGLGGRINTVLQSAFFKLAAIIPEEEAIDLMKAAAKATYGRKGDKIVQMNYDAIDAGAKQVHEVTVPESWKDCADEGLFTPEVKGGRTEVVDFVKNIQAKVNAQEGNTLPVSAFKDYVDGSTPSGTSAYEKRGIAVDIPVWQSENCIQCNRCAYVCPHAVIRPVALTEEEAANAPEGFQTIDMIGMPGMKFAITVSAYDCTGCGSCANVCPGKKGEKALVMGNMEENAGCQEGFDFGREIPVKPEVVAKFKENTVKGSQFKQPLLEFSGACAGCGETPYAKLITQLFGDRMYIANATGCSSIWGNSSPSTPYTVTPEGKGPAWDNSLFEDNAEFGYGMLLAQNTIRAGLKTKVESVMESDKASDEVKAACKEWLDTFSCGATNGTATDNLVKALEGCDCEVCKDIVNNKDFLAKKSQWIFGGDGWAYDIGFGGVDHVLASGKDINIMVFDTEVYSNTGGQSSKATKTGAVAQFAAGGKDTKKKDLAGIAMSYGYVYVAQIAMGADYNQTVKAIAEAEAYPGPSLIIAYAPCINHGIKKGMSKAQTEEQLAVECGYWNNFRFNPAAEGAKFTLDSKEPKLEGYQDFLNGEVRYNSLVRSNPEKAKVMFAKNEEEAKERYAYLKKLVTLYGTEE, from the coding sequence ATGGCAAGAAAAATGAAGACCATGGATGGTAATCATGCAGCAGCTCATGCGTCATACGCATATACAGATGTTGCCGCAATTTACCCGATTACCCCGTCATCTGTCATGGCAGAAGCTACAGATGAATGGGCAACACAGGGAAGAAAGAACATCTTTGGACAGGAAGTACAGGTGACTGAAATGCAGTCAGAGGCTGGTGCAGCAGGTGCTGTTCACGGATCACTGGCAGCAGGTGCCCTGACTACAACATACACAGCTTCCCAGGGTCTGCTCCTTATGATCCCGAACCTTTACAAAATTGCAGGTGAGCAGCTTCCAGGTGTGTTCAACGTATCTGCACGTGCTCTTGCAAGCCATGCACTTTCTATTTTCGGAGATCACTCAGACGTATATGCCTGTCGTCAGACCGGATGTGCAATGCTGTGTGAATCAAGTGTACAGGAAGTTATGGACCTGACACCGGTCGCACACTGCTCTGCAATCAAGGGACGTATTCCGTTCATCAATTTCTTTGACGGTTTCCGTACATCTCACGAAATTCAGAAGATTGAGACATGGGATTATGAAGATCTGAAAGATCTGGTAGATATGGACGCAATTGACGCATTCAGAAAACATGCTCTGAATCCGAATCATCCATGCCAGAGAGGTTCCGCACAGAACCCGGATATCTTCTTCCAGGCAAGAGAAGCAAGCAACCCGTACTATGCAGCTATGCCGGCTATCGTTCAGGAATACATGGACAAGGTAAATGCTAAGATCGGCACAGATTACAAACTGTTCAACTACTATGGAGCAGCAGATGCAGAGAAGGTTATCATCGCTATGGGATCTGTATGTGATACCATCGAGGAGACAGTTGACTATCTGCTGGCAGCAGGACAGAAGGTTGGTCTTGTAAAAGTACGTCTGTACAGACCATTCAGCGCACAGGCACTGATCGATGCAATTCCTGACACAGTTAAGACAATTTCTGTATTAGACAGAACAAAAGAGCCGGGTGCTCTTGGAGAGCCACTGTGGCTGGACGTTGTAGCAGCTCTGAAGGGAACAAAATTTGACGCTGTTCCGGTTCTTTCCGGACGCTACGGATTAGGTTCCAAAGATACAACACCTGCACAGATCGTTGCTGTATTTGGCAACACAGAAAAAGAGAAATTCACTATCGGTATCGTGGATGATGTGACAGGACTTTCCCTGGAAGAGGGCGAGCAGCTTGTTACAACTCCGGAAGGAACGATCAACTGTAAATTCTGGGGACTTGGAGCTGACGGTACAGTAGGAGCAAACAAGAACTCCATCAAGATCATCGGTGACAACACAGATATGTATGCACAGGCTTACTTCGATTATGACTCCAAGAAGTCCGGTGGTGTGACAATGTCTCACCTTCGTTTCGGTAAAAAGCCGATCAAATCCACATATCTGATCAAGAAAGCAAACTTTGTTGCATGCCACAACCCATCCTATATCAATAAATATAATATGGTACAGGAACTGGTTGACGGAGGAACATTCCTTCTGAACTGTCCATGGGATATGGAAGGACTGGAGAAACACCTTCCGGGACAGGTAAAGGCATTTATCGCAAACCACAACATTAAATTCTACACAATCGACGGTATCAAGATCGGTAAGGAGATCGGACTTGGCGGACGTATCAATACAGTCCTTCAGTCAGCATTCTTCAAACTGGCGGCTATCATTCCGGAAGAGGAAGCAATTGACCTGATGAAGGCTGCTGCAAAAGCTACTTACGGAAGAAAAGGTGACAAGATCGTACAGATGAACTATGATGCCATCGATGCAGGTGCAAAACAGGTTCATGAAGTAACTGTTCCGGAAAGCTGGAAAGACTGTGCTGATGAAGGTCTGTTTACACCGGAAGTAAAGGGCGGAAGAACAGAAGTTGTAGATTTTGTTAAAAATATTCAGGCAAAAGTAAATGCACAGGAAGGAAATACACTGCCTGTATCTGCATTTAAAGATTATGTAGACGGATCTACACCGTCCGGTACATCTGCTTACGAGAAACGTGGTATCGCAGTAGATATCCCGGTTTGGCAGTCAGAGAACTGTATCCAGTGTAACCGCTGTGCATATGTTTGTCCTCATGCAGTTATCCGTCCGGTAGCTCTGACAGAGGAAGAAGCCGCAAATGCACCGGAAGGATTCCAGACAATTGATATGATCGGTATGCCTGGAATGAAGTTCGCTATCACTGTATCAGCTTATGACTGTACAGGATGTGGTTCCTGTGCAAATGTCTGCCCGGGCAAGAAGGGCGAGAAAGCTCTTGTTATGGGCAACATGGAAGAAAATGCAGGATGTCAGGAAGGATTCGATTTCGGAAGAGAAATTCCTGTAAAACCGGAAGTAGTAGCAAAATTCAAAGAAAATACAGTAAAAGGTTCTCAGTTCAAACAGCCTCTGCTTGAGTTCTCCGGAGCTTGTGCAGGATGTGGTGAGACACCATATGCAAAACTGATCACACAGCTGTTCGGTGACAGAATGTACATTGCAAACGCAACAGGATGTTCTTCTATCTGGGGTAACTCCTCACCGTCCACACCTTACACCGTAACACCGGAAGGAAAAGGACCGGCTTGGGACAACTCCCTGTTCGAAGACAATGCAGAGTTCGGTTATGGTATGCTGCTGGCACAGAACACGATCAGAGCAGGTCTTAAGACTAAAGTAGAGTCTGTAATGGAATCTGATAAAGCTTCTGATGAAGTGAAAGCTGCATGTAAAGAATGGCTTGATACATTCTCCTGCGGCGCTACAAACGGAACAGCAACAGACAACCTTGTAAAAGCGCTGGAAGGATGCGACTGTGAAGTATGCAAAGATATCGTAAACAACAAAGACTTCCTTGCTAAGAAATCACAGTGGATCTTCGGTGGAGACGGATGGGCTTATGATATCGGATTCGGTGGTGTTGACCATGTTCTTGCAAGCGGCAAGGATATCAACATCATGGTATTCGATACAGAAGTTTACTCCAACACAGGCGGACAGTCCTCCAAGGCTACAAAGACAGGTGCAGTTGCACAGTTTGCAGCAGGCGGAAAAGATACTAAGAAGAAAGACCTTGCAGGTATCGCAATGAGCTACGGATACGTATACGTTGCACAGATTGCTATGGGTGCTGATTACAACCAGACTGTAAAAGCAATCGCAGAGGCAGAGGCATATCCGGGACCGTCACTGATCATTGCTTATGCTCCATGTATCAACCATGGTATCAAGAAAGGTATGAGCAAGGCTCAGACAGAGGAACAGCTGGCTGTAGAATGCGGATACTGGAACAACTTCCGCTTCAACCCGGCTGCAGAGGGAGCGAAATTCACTCTGGACAGCAAAGAGCCAAAACTGGAAGGATATCAGGACTTCCTGAACGGAGAAGTTCGTTACAATTCACTTGTAAGATCCAATCCGGAGAAGGCAAAAGTAATGTTTGCAAAGAACGAGGAAGAAGCAAAAGAAAGATATGCATATCTGAAAAAGCTTGTTACTCTGTACGGAACAGAAGAATAA
- the lgt gene encoding prolipoprotein diacylglyceryl transferase — protein MHTSIDFPNLGIHLENVGKTVTVFGFDIAYYGITIGIGMLAGIAMALMEAKRTGQKQEDYLDLAMFGIIFGIIGARIYYVVFAWDMYKDNLLEIFNTRHGGLAIYGGVIAAVITVFVVARVKKQPVALLLDTAVFGLVTGQMIGRWGNFFNREAFGEYTDSVLAMRLPLDAVRTSDLTEKIRDHIEVIDGVSYIQVHPTFLYESLWCLGVLVLLLLYRTHKKFNGEIFLLYLGGYGLGRFWIEGLRTDQLWIPGTEIPVSQVLAGTLVIVSVIWIICGRRKKKETESL, from the coding sequence ATGCATACATCAATTGACTTTCCTAATCTGGGCATCCACCTGGAAAATGTAGGAAAGACAGTGACAGTTTTCGGCTTTGATATTGCTTATTACGGAATCACGATCGGGATCGGAATGCTGGCCGGTATCGCCATGGCGTTGATGGAAGCAAAAAGGACCGGCCAGAAGCAGGAGGATTATCTGGATCTGGCTATGTTCGGAATTATATTCGGGATCATCGGCGCCCGCATTTATTATGTTGTGTTCGCCTGGGATATGTACAAAGATAATCTGTTGGAGATTTTTAATACCCGCCATGGAGGTCTTGCGATTTACGGCGGAGTCATTGCGGCAGTCATTACTGTGTTTGTGGTGGCCAGGGTGAAAAAACAGCCGGTTGCCCTGCTTCTTGATACGGCAGTCTTTGGTCTTGTGACCGGGCAGATGATTGGAAGATGGGGGAACTTTTTTAACAGAGAAGCTTTTGGGGAATATACAGACAGCGTGTTGGCGATGAGGCTTCCTTTGGATGCAGTGCGCACTTCAGATCTGACAGAGAAGATCCGGGATCACATAGAAGTCATAGACGGCGTATCCTATATCCAGGTACATCCCACTTTCCTCTATGAGTCTTTGTGGTGTCTGGGAGTTCTTGTGCTTTTGCTTTTGTACCGGACACATAAGAAATTTAACGGAGAAATTTTCCTGTTGTATCTGGGAGGATACGGCCTGGGGCGGTTCTGGATCGAAGGGCTTCGGACAGATCAGCTCTGGATTCCGGGAACGGAAATTCCGGTGTCACAGGTGTTGGCGGGAACGCTGGTGATCGTGTCAGTAATCTGGATCATATGCGGAAGAAGAAAAAAGAAAGAAACGGAATCCTTATAA
- the rsgA gene encoding ribosome small subunit-dependent GTPase A — protein MQGKIVKGIAGFYYVHVVGFGIYECRARGIFRKENKKPLVGDNVEIEILDDKDMEGNLVKILPRKNELIRPAVANVDQALVVFAAAKPDPHFNLLDRFLVMMEAKGIRTVLCFNKEDIAGESRITELKEIYENCGCRVIFTSALKKQNIEEVKDVLQGSTTVVAGPSGVGKSSLINLLQSGVKMETGEISRKIERGRHTTRHSELITLNEDSYIMDTPGFSSLYVNDFEKEELKYYFPEFTPYNDQCRFHGCDHVHEPGCAVKEAVDQGKIHEIRYRDYLEMYQEQQEKEKRRY, from the coding sequence ATGCAGGGGAAAATAGTGAAAGGAATTGCCGGATTCTACTACGTTCATGTAGTAGGATTCGGTATTTACGAGTGCAGGGCCAGAGGGATATTTAGGAAGGAGAATAAAAAACCTCTGGTAGGCGATAATGTAGAGATAGAAATTCTGGATGATAAGGATATGGAAGGAAATCTTGTAAAGATCCTTCCGCGGAAAAATGAGCTGATCCGGCCGGCAGTTGCCAATGTGGATCAGGCTCTTGTTGTCTTTGCCGCCGCAAAGCCGGACCCGCATTTCAATCTGCTGGACCGTTTTCTTGTTATGATGGAGGCAAAAGGAATCCGCACTGTGCTTTGCTTTAACAAAGAGGATATTGCCGGAGAGTCCCGGATTACAGAGCTGAAGGAGATTTATGAGAACTGCGGATGCCGCGTGATTTTTACAAGCGCTCTTAAAAAGCAGAATATTGAAGAGGTGAAGGATGTGCTTCAGGGCAGTACAACTGTGGTTGCAGGACCATCGGGAGTCGGAAAGTCCTCTCTTATCAATCTTCTGCAAAGCGGGGTAAAGATGGAAACCGGAGAGATCAGCAGGAAGATAGAGAGGGGACGTCATACCACCAGACATTCTGAGCTGATTACATTAAACGAGGATTCTTATATTATGGATACACCCGGTTTCAGTTCCCTCTATGTCAATGATTTTGAGAAGGAAGAGCTGAAATATTATTTCCCGGAATTTACTCCTTACAATGACCAATGCAGATTTCATGGCTGCGATCATGTGCATGAGCCGGGATGCGCGGTGAAAGAGGCAGTGGACCAGGGGAAGATTCATGAAATAAGATATCGTGATTATCTGGAGATGTATCAGGAGCAACAAGAGAAGGAAAAGAGGAGGTACTGA
- a CDS encoding type II toxin-antitoxin system RelB/DinJ family antitoxin gives MSSTIQVRVDDELKNKADELFKKLGTDTTSAIRMFLTQSVMNNGFPFEIKLNQSSVNLYAPLSENELMQKLEYSMRQANRGEYRSADSLIAEMKGKYGL, from the coding sequence ATGTCAAGTACAATACAAGTCAGGGTAGATGACGAGTTGAAAAATAAAGCTGATGAATTGTTTAAAAAATTGGGAACGGATACAACTTCTGCAATCAGAATGTTTTTAACACAGTCTGTGATGAACAATGGCTTTCCATTTGAGATCAAATTGAACCAGTCTTCTGTGAACCTATATGCTCCGTTAAGTGAAAATGAGTTAATGCAAAAGCTGGAATATTCCATGAGACAGGCAAATCGGGGTGAATATAGAAGTGCAGATTCTTTGATCGCGGAAATGAAAGGGAAATATGGATTATAA
- the ychF gene encoding redox-regulated ATPase YchF has product MKLGIVGLPNVGKSTLFNSLTKAGAESANYPFCTIDPNVGVVTVPDERLNVLGEMYHTKKIIPAAIEFVDIAGLVKGASKGEGLGNQFLANIREVDAIVHVVRCFEDSNIVHVDGSIDPMRDIETINLELIFSDLEILERRIAKTTKVARNDKTAAKELKLLEEIKAHLEDGKLAKSFDGAEDEEEQEWLESYNLLTYKPVIFAANVTEDDLADDGASNAGVQAVREYAAEEGFEVFVVCAQIEQEIAELEEEEKKMFLEDLGLSESGLEKLIKASYHLLGLISYLTAGEPEVRAWTIKRGTKAPQAAGKIHTDFERGFIRAEVVAYDDLIACGSHNAAKEKGLVRLEGKDYVVQDGDIMLFRFNV; this is encoded by the coding sequence ATGAAATTAGGTATTGTAGGACTGCCCAACGTAGGTAAGAGTACACTTTTTAATTCGCTGACAAAGGCGGGTGCGGAATCTGCAAACTATCCCTTCTGTACCATTGACCCCAATGTGGGCGTGGTAACAGTTCCGGATGAAAGATTAAATGTCCTTGGAGAAATGTATCATACGAAAAAGATCATACCGGCTGCAATCGAATTTGTGGATATTGCAGGGCTGGTAAAAGGAGCTTCCAAGGGAGAAGGGCTTGGCAATCAGTTCCTGGCAAATATCCGGGAAGTGGATGCGATTGTCCATGTAGTGCGCTGTTTTGAAGACAGCAATATTGTCCATGTGGACGGAAGCATTGATCCCATGAGAGATATTGAGACGATCAATCTGGAACTGATCTTCTCTGATCTGGAAATTCTGGAGCGGAGGATCGCGAAGACAACCAAGGTTGCAAGAAATGATAAGACAGCGGCCAAAGAGCTGAAACTGCTGGAGGAGATCAAGGCTCATCTGGAAGATGGAAAACTGGCAAAGAGTTTTGACGGAGCAGAAGATGAAGAAGAGCAGGAATGGCTGGAGAGCTATAATCTTCTCACTTATAAGCCGGTTATCTTTGCTGCCAATGTAACTGAGGATGATCTGGCGGATGACGGCGCTTCCAATGCAGGCGTACAGGCAGTAAGGGAGTATGCGGCGGAAGAAGGTTTTGAAGTATTTGTTGTATGCGCTCAGATTGAACAGGAGATTGCGGAACTGGAAGAGGAAGAAAAGAAAATGTTCCTGGAAGATCTGGGACTATCCGAGTCCGGACTTGAGAAATTGATCAAGGCAAGTTATCATCTGCTTGGACTGATCAGTTACCTGACAGCAGGAGAGCCAGAGGTAAGAGCATGGACCATCAAGAGAGGAACAAAGGCACCGCAGGCTGCCGGCAAGATCCACACGGATTTTGAGAGGGGCTTTATCCGGGCAGAGGTGGTCGCTTATGACGATCTTATTGCATGCGGATCCCATAATGCTGCAAAGGAAAAGGGACTTGTACGGCTGGAAGGAAAAGATTACGTGGTACAGGATGGCGATATCATGCTGTTTAGGTTTAACGTATAG
- the pknB gene encoding Stk1 family PASTA domain-containing Ser/Thr kinase has protein sequence MVKDGIFLGKRYEILEKIGAGGMADVYKGKDHMLNRYVAIKVLKKEFREDETFVRKFRSEAQAAAGLLNPNIVNVYDVGEDRGLYYIVMELVEGITLKDYIDKKSRLSPKEVISIGIQMCMGIEEAHKHHIIHRDIKPQNIIISNDGKVKVTDFGIARMVTSTTVSTVAMGSVHYTSPEQARGGYSDEKSDIYSVGITLYEMVTGEVPFNGESTVEVAMKHLQEEITPPSELVPDIPYSLEQIILKCTQKNAERRYGEIGELIQDLKHSLVDPDGDFVHIVPIGNADTVIITEDELDDIRSAYDEDDDDEYDEYGDQDDDEYGDDDDGEEHDSDEVNPRMNKVIKIMTIVVAVIIILVLALVVGRAAGLFRFGPSSATEEQESDQVKVPNVVGKTQDEAKEMLNKAGLGYKIGKQEESTKYEKGYVMAQDPEDGEKVDKNTQITLDISTGLAEEEVDVPNVVGQDEATAQKTLQDAGFVVESEAVYSSNTQGTVVSTDPEGGTKAAKGSTVTIQVSKGEEKITVPDVRGKDENTAKSTLSAEGLNVTVDTEYSDSVSTGNVISQNPSAGTKVDSGTGVTIVVSLGKKPEEKVSVPDVTSNVTEANARQMISNAGLSPVSQYENSDTVPAGYVIRCSPGVGSSVSKGTTVTIVVSRGPAGGSTETPDDGDDTTGEEQ, from the coding sequence ATGGTAAAGGATGGAATATTTTTAGGGAAAAGATATGAGATATTAGAGAAAATTGGAGCCGGCGGCATGGCGGATGTGTATAAGGGCAAGGACCATATGCTGAATCGCTATGTCGCGATCAAAGTACTGAAAAAAGAATTTCGGGAAGATGAAACATTTGTCAGGAAATTCCGGTCCGAGGCACAGGCAGCGGCAGGACTTCTCAATCCCAATATTGTAAATGTTTATGATGTAGGGGAGGACAGAGGTCTTTACTATATTGTCATGGAGCTTGTGGAAGGCATTACGCTGAAGGATTACATTGACAAAAAGAGCAGGCTTTCCCCGAAAGAAGTGATCAGCATCGGGATCCAGATGTGTATGGGCATTGAAGAAGCGCATAAGCATCATATTATACACAGGGATATCAAGCCGCAGAACATTATTATTTCCAATGATGGAAAAGTAAAAGTGACAGATTTCGGCATTGCGCGGATGGTTACATCCACGACGGTAAGTACGGTGGCCATGGGATCTGTACACTATACATCTCCGGAACAGGCCAGGGGAGGATACAGCGATGAGAAGAGCGATATTTACTCTGTTGGTATCACTTTGTATGAGATGGTGACAGGAGAAGTGCCCTTTAACGGTGAATCCACGGTAGAGGTGGCTATGAAACATCTGCAGGAGGAGATCACGCCGCCCTCCGAGCTGGTTCCCGACATTCCTTACAGTCTGGAACAGATCATTTTGAAATGTACTCAGAAGAATGCAGAGCGCCGGTATGGAGAGATCGGAGAGCTGATCCAGGATCTGAAGCATTCTCTGGTAGATCCCGACGGAGATTTTGTCCATATTGTTCCCATAGGAAATGCAGATACGGTGATCATCACGGAAGATGAGCTGGATGATATCCGCAGTGCCTATGACGAAGACGATGATGATGAATATGACGAGTACGGAGATCAGGATGATGATGAATACGGGGATGACGATGACGGAGAGGAACATGACAGCGATGAAGTAAATCCCCGGATGAATAAAGTTATAAAGATCATGACCATTGTTGTAGCCGTGATCATTATCCTTGTGCTGGCGCTGGTAGTCGGCCGTGCGGCCGGACTGTTCCGTTTCGGACCGTCCAGCGCCACAGAAGAACAGGAATCTGACCAGGTCAAAGTGCCTAACGTGGTGGGGAAAACACAGGATGAAGCCAAGGAAATGCTGAACAAGGCCGGGTTAGGTTACAAGATCGGCAAACAGGAAGAGTCCACGAAGTACGAGAAGGGCTATGTTATGGCACAGGACCCGGAAGACGGAGAAAAGGTGGACAAAAATACTCAGATCACACTGGATATCAGTACCGGTCTTGCAGAGGAAGAGGTGGATGTGCCCAATGTTGTAGGCCAGGATGAGGCAACGGCTCAGAAGACATTGCAGGATGCCGGATTTGTGGTGGAATCGGAAGCAGTGTACAGCAGCAATACTCAGGGAACTGTAGTGTCGACAGATCCGGAAGGGGGCACGAAAGCCGCCAAAGGTTCTACCGTTACCATTCAGGTAAGCAAGGGAGAAGAGAAGATTACCGTTCCCGATGTAAGAGGAAAGGATGAAAATACTGCCAAGAGTACTCTGTCTGCCGAAGGATTGAATGTGACAGTGGATACCGAGTACAGTGACAGTGTTTCAACAGGAAACGTAATCTCGCAGAATCCGTCAGCCGGGACAAAGGTGGATTCCGGAACAGGGGTGACTATTGTGGTCAGTCTCGGAAAGAAACCGGAAGAGAAGGTAAGCGTGCCGGATGTGACGAGCAACGTTACAGAAGCAAACGCCCGCCAGATGATCAGCAATGCGGGGCTAAGTCCCGTAAGCCAGTATGAGAACAGCGACACCGTTCCGGCCGGCTATGTGATCCGCTGCTCACCGGGAGTTGGATCCAGCGTTTCCAAAGGGACAACGGTGACGATTGTTGTAAGCCGCGGGCCTGCCGGAGGAAGTACGGAGACTCCTGATGACGGCGATGACACCACGGGTGAGGAACAATAA